Genomic segment of Saprospira sp. CCB-QB6:
TTGGCCCTTTGGCCCGCCACAACACCCAATATAGTAGAGTATAGCCGCATGGAAAAGTCGCATATAGAAGTTTGGCAACAGTGCTTAAATAAAATCAAACAGGAGGTTAAAGATCAGGCATTTAAGACCTGGTTCTTACCCATTCAGCCCAAAAAGCTGGAAGGGAACACCCTTACTTTACAAGTTCCCAACTTCTTTTTCTATGAATGGCTAGAGTCTCACTACATCGATCAGCTGAAGTCTGCTATCCGCAGCCAGTTGGGCGAAGAGGGACAACTGCAATATGTTTTGCAGCAGAAAAAAGCCCCACAAAAGCCACAAGTAGCCGTCCAAAGAGAAAAGCCGCTACGCAATCCGCTACAACCTAAGGAGAGAAGAATCAATCGCCATTATGGCCAAGCGCCCATTCGGGACAAAAATGAGAAGATTCACAATCCTTTTGTTATTCCCGGCATCAAGAAAAAAGAAATTGAGTCTCAACTCAACCCCAGCTATACCTTCGACCGCTTTATTGAGGGAGATTGTAATCGCTTGGCCCGTTCTGCAGGTATGGCTGTCGCCAAAAAACCTGGACAAACGGCCTTTAATCCCTTGATGATTTTTGGCAATGTAGGTTTGGGCAAAACGCATTTGGCCCACGCTATTGGCAATGAGGTTAAAAAGAATATGAAGGATAAGGTAGTGCTCTATGTTTCTTCAGAGCATTTTACCAACCAATTCATTGAGTCACTGACCAAAAATGCCATCTCTGATTTTGTCAACTACTATCAACTTGTCGATTTACTGATTGTAGACGATATTCAGTTTTTGGCCAAAAAGCAGAAAACCCAAGATATTTTCTTTCATATCTTCAATCATCTGCATCAAAGAGGCAAACAGCTCATCCTCACCTCTGATCGTCCACCCAAAGAAATGGCCGATATTGAGGAGCGCCTAATTTCTCGCTTCAAATGGGGGCTCTCTGCCGATTTGCAGGTCCCTTCTCTAGAAACGAGAATGGCGATTATTCAACAAAAAATGCATAATGATGGCATTGAGCTGCCTCACAATGTAATGGAGTATATTTCTTATACTGTTCGTTCTAATGTTCGTGAACTAGAAGGTATTCTCATCTCACTGATCGCTCAATCGGCGCTCAATCAAAGAGATATTGACATGGCCCTAGCCAGAGAGGTTATTTCTAAATTTGTAGATGATGTTAGCCAAGAAATTTCTATTGAGTTTATTCAGAAAATCGTAGCTGATTATTATGATATTCCCGTAGAAAAGCTGCGAGAAAAAACACGTAAAAAGCTAATTGTTACTGCACGCAAATTGTCTATGTATTTGGCCAAACAGCTAAGTAATAAATCGCTTACCTTTATTGGTTCTGCTTTTGGTGGTCGTGACCATAGTACAGTAATTCATGCTTGTAAATCGGTAGAGGCCATGTTGCAAAACGACCAAAGTTTTAAATCAGTAGTTTCTGATCTCAAGCAGAAGATCAAGCAAAATACACAAAGCTAAATCAGTCTTTGCAAGACAAAAAGGGCGGCTAGAGAAAGATCTCTAGCCGCCCTTTTAATATTATTTATTCTACACTTAGTTATTCGGCATCCTCCAATAAGAACAGGCGCATAAAATTGAGGGCAAAACTACTACTCATTTCAATATTTCTCGTTCTATTATTGCCCAATTCTAATTTTTGGACCCATTGCTTTTCGGCAGAGCCCATAGCCAGCCAAATCGTGCCTACGGGTTTGTCGGGCCGGCCACCGCCGGGACCAGCAATGCCAGAGCTAACAATCCCATAATCTACATTCAGGTTTTTGATGAGGCCGGCCAACATTTGGCGGACGGTAGCCTCAGATACGGCCCCTTCGGTCTCTAAAGTTTCTGCAGAAACGCCCAATTGTTGCATTTTAACGATATTGCTATAGGCCACTACGGAGCCCATAAAATAATCGCTGCTGCCAGGGATAGCAGTGAGTTTATGAGCAATATTTCCACCTGTGCAGCTTTCTGCGGTACCAATAGTTTTGCCCTTTTGGCGAAGTAATTCGCCTAATTTGGCTTCGAGGAAATCGCCTTCTTGGCCAATAATTAGTTTTGGGCCAAGGATTTCGCAAAGTTTGGCGCCCTCTTCTTTTACGGCTTGGACCAATGCGGCTTCCTCTTGGCCCTTAGCGGTAAGGCGCAAGCGCAAATAGCCTGTTTTAGTATTGGGCAAATAGGCTAATTTGATGCTGGAAGGTAATTGGGCTTCAAAGTCTTCGAGGGCTGTAGATACATCTGTTTCCCCTTTGCCAAAGCAAAGCCAGGTCTGCTGCACAATATTAGAGCGGCCAGGCAATTGGGCCAGACGGGGAAATACTTCTTCTTGCATGAGGTATTTCATTTCTTTAGGCACACCAGGCATAGAAACGACAATGGGGTAGCCTTCTTCTTGGAACCACATGCCAGAGGCCGTTCCCATCTTATTGATTAGGATCTGCGCCCCTACAGGCATTTCGGCTTGTACTTTATAGCGATCGTCGGGCTGGCGATTGCGGCCAAACTGCTCAAATAAGTGCTCAATATTTTGGAAGCTAGGAGCATGAAAAGCCAGCGACATTCCAAAATAATCGGCTAGGGTAAATTTGGTAATATCGTCTTTGGTGGGGCCTAAGCCTCCCGTAATAAGGACCAAATCGGCTTGGCCCTTGGCTTGGTCCAAACTATCTATGATAGCTTGGCGTTCATCGGAGATCGTCAGAATCTTTTGTAAATCTACGCCCTGAGCTTGTAATTCTTGGGCCATCCAATGGGCATTGGTATTGAGAATTTGTCCGAGTAGAATCTCATCGCCAATGTTAATAATATATGCTTTCATGATGATTGTTTTTGGCTAAACAAGTTTTTGAGCAAGAGGTTTTGAGGTTTGGTGGGCCGAAGCCCTGCGCCCAAGCAAAAGCCCTACTGATGAGCGGCTGAGGGATGGACAGCAGTGGCCGCAGGCCAGACCAAAGCGCGGAGCGCTGCAGGGCCGAGCGAATAGCGAGCTGCGAGACAGCCCGACCCGCCCGCAGGGCGGGGCAGCCCCTAAAAAAACAGCCCTAAAAGTTAAATCTTCTAGAGCTGTTTAAGGGTTATTCGCTTAGGCATTCTTCTCTTTCTTGGAAGACGACGCCATAGCTTTGCAGTTCTTCAAGAATGGGGGTATAAATTTCTTCGTGAATGGGGATGAGGACGCCTTTGCGCTCGATTTGCTCCAGCATAATTTGCTTGACGCCCATGGCTAGCGGGAGTCCAACTAGGCGAGCCATAGCGGTATCTTCGGCATTATCGCCAGTTTGGACCATGGTAGAAAGGCGGCGGTGTTGTTGTCCGTCAGCATCCTGATAAATAAACTCGTGTTGCATAATAATCATGTCCTTTTCTTCGGGCTGCAACTTCCATTTTTTCTCCAAAACATCTTGTAAAATGACGGCTGGAGAAGCTTGTTCGAAAGGGATGGGCGTTTCTTCAAAAAGGCCGAGCCATTCTAGTTTATCAAGGGCTTCATCATCTTCCTGCAGCTTAAAAAATGCGGCCACTGCTGCGCGCAGGCTATCAAAATGGAGGTGATCGTTGGCAGCGGGGAGGAAACTACGAATCAGGCTAGCGTAGGTTAGATCATCTGAGTATTCTAGCTCGTGAGAATCGTCGGTTAGGCCCAATTGGATGAGAAGATTCCAAGCTTTGCAGTAGCCAGGATAGCGGAGCGTTTGGCGCAAAATGGTGGGAGTATCCTCTAGGCCATAAGCCGATTCATATTTTAGTGAAATGCGGTTGGGATAGGCTTCATATTGGCCCATGCCAGGCACTTCAACTAGTTCGATATCTTCAAATAGGCGTTGGTAAGGTACATGTTTATATTGGCCTTGGTGCATATATTTGGCGATTCCTTGGCCGGCGAGGACTACATTTCGGGGGCTCCAAGAGAATTTATAGTGCCAGGGATTGTCGTCACTTTCGGGGGCCACCAAGCCACCAGCGGCAGATTTAAAAGAAGTTATTTTGTGTCCTGCTTCTTGAATTTGGTGGATGCCCTGCATGGCTGACATATGGTCGATACCGGGGTCTAGGCCCAGTTCGCAAAGGAAAATCAGGCCTTTTTCTTGGGCTGATTCGGCCATTTCTTTGAGTTCGGGGGCCACATAAGAGGCGTTGGCTAGGTGTTTACCGTATCGTAGGCAATCGCCAGCCAGATGATGGTGCATAAAGGGGGGCAGCATAGAAACGACTACATCTACCTCTTGTACCAATTCGCCACGGCGCTCCACATCAAGTACGTCTAAGGCGACAGCTTTCCCATGGGGTCTAGCTTCTAATTTTTTTTCGGCCAGTGCTAAATCGGCATCGGCAATAATAACTTCCCATTGATATTTAGGAGCTTGTTCGAGCAAATAATCTATTAGAGAGGTGGCTGAACGTCCTGCGCCTACCACAAGAATTTTATTCAACATAATAAGGATAATTTAGCTGTTTGATTTAACTGTGTAGCGGGCGACAAGATAAAACTTTCTCTTAGAACTCATTGGTTAGCTTAGTAATTTTGGATCATTTTAAATAATGGGAGAAAGCAAACAAAATTTTTTGGACGAGGCAAAAGGGGCCTTAGTCCAAAAAAAAAGTCTTTTCCTTGGCGAGTTTACCCAAGAAAATTATCTTTAAGCGACTCAAGAATTGAGATGAGAGTCACAGCAACACAAACAGCATTTTATTTTTTTTAAAATCGAGAACAGCTATGTTGAAAGATCTTCAAGTGGCCGCATTGATCCGGGAGGAGCACGAACGCCAACAGAATGGTATCGAACTGATTGCCTCTGAGAACATTGTTAGTCAGCAGCTCATGCAGGCCATGGGGTCTTGCCTCACTAATAAGTACGCAGAGGGCTATCCCCAGAAGCGTTATTATGGCGGCTGCGAGGTCGTTGATAAAATTGAACAATTGGCTATTGATCGGGCCAAGGCTCTTTTTAATGCCGAATACGTTAATGTGCAACCGCATTCTGGCGCTCAGGCCAATGCTGCCGTTTATTTGGCTTGCGTAAAACCTGGCGATACCATCCTTGGTTTTGATTTGGCGCATGGAGGCCATCTTACGCATGGTTCTAAGGCCAACTTTTCGGGCCAGCTCTACAATCCCGTTTTTTATGGGGTAGAAGAAGCTACGGGTCGTATTGACATGGACAAGGTTGCGGCTAAGGCCAAAGAGCATCAGCCTAAAATTATTCTTTGTGGGGCCTCTGCCTATTCTAGAGAATGGGAATATGAGCGTTTCCGCGAGATTGCCGATGAGGTAGGGGCTATCCTTTGGTGTGACATGGCGCATCCTGCAGGTGTTATTGCTGCGGGCCTACTCAAAAATCCTTTGGACTATTGCCATATCGTGACTACGACTACGCATAAAACCTTGCGTGGCCCTAGAGGAGGGATGATTTTGATGGGTAAAGATTTCCCCAATCCTTTTGGTAAAGTTTGGAAGAAGTCGGGCAACCCCAAAAAGATGTCAGTGCTACTCAACTCTGCCGTTTTCCCTGGCACTCAAGGTGGTCCCCTAGAGCATGTCATTGCCGCTAAAGCCGTTGCTTTTCACGAAGCTTTGCAACCTAGCTTTAAGACTTACCAAAAACAGGTAGTGGCCAATGCCAAAGCTATGGCTCAGGCTTTTGTCGATAAAGGCTATAAAGTAATTTCTGGTGGAACCGATAACCACCTCATGCTGATTGACCTTCGCCCTAAAGGCGTAACTGGCAAACAAGCGGAAGAAACCCTAATTTTGGCCGATATTACGGTAAACAAAAACATGGTTCCCTTTGATACAGAATCACCTATGGTGACTTCGGGTATGCGTGTAGGTACACCTGCCGTGACTACCCGTGGTTTCAAAGAGGCTGATTGCGTAAAAACGGTAGAATGGATTGATCGCATTTTGAGCAATATTGATGATGCCCAAGAAATTGCTGCTGTAAAAGCAGAAATCAATGCCTATATGGCGAACTACCCGCTTTTTGCTTCTGATGAAGAAGGTGTAGAAGTAGCCCCACTCTAAGCTAGAGTGCCATTTTATTTACAAAGCCCTAGAAGTATTTGCTTCTAGGGCTTTTTTATTTACCTACCGTTTATTCGGTCAGATAGGCTTTCAAATCGGGATATTGATTGAGCAAAAAGGGAATTTGTTCTTTTTGGAGTGGCCAACCATCTAAATAAGCTTGAATGCGAATAGCTTTAAATCCTCCTTCTTCTAAGGTTTCCCGAAGTGCATTGGCTGCCTTAAAGTTGCGGGCATGACCTAAATAGTAAGTAATTTCTGGACTTTCGGGCTGTTTTTCTGCAGCTACATCTTGTAATTGCCCTAAAATGGGATCATCAAAGAGTTGTGTGCTTGTTTGAATAGCAAGACGGTAGCGCAACCCTTGGCTTTCCGCTCTAAAGTTTTTGGCCTGAGGCGCCAATAAAATACTACTGAGTTTGGGCCAATTATAATGTACGCCCAAAGCCGTTTTTTGAGTTTGCAGCAACCGAAGTTCAATTCGTCGATTGAACTGCTGTCCAGCAGGATTTGGCGAACCATCAAAAGAAAAGTTTTGTGCCTGAGGATAAGCTAAACCACAGCCCCGAAGATAGATGCGTTGAGCAGCAATTCCTTTATCTAGTAGTTCTTGAGCCAGTTGCTGGGCCTGTTGTACAGATAAAAATAAGCCACGACTAGCTTCATATTGAGCATCGCTATGGGCCTCAATTAAAAGATTTAGATTGGGATAATCTTGAAGCAAGCGCAGCAAACGATCTAATTGCCGCTGATCTTGCCAAGCTCCAGTTTCCGCAGAATAATAGAGTGGCGAAAGTGTAATATTCGTCTCTGCCGAATTACTATCTAAAACTGAAAGACTAGGAATTTCACTATTATTGATTTGGGGTTGTTGTTCTTCTGCACGCAAAAAGTCGAGGCTTGCCGAAACAGCCAATTGCGCTCTTCGCTCTTGTCTAAAGTAAAGTTGGTAAATATCTAAGCCCCCAAAGCCTCCTGCTCTTTGGCTCAACAACTGCCCCCCCAAACCATTAGCAGAAAGGCGAAAGAATAAATCCTGCCCAGGACTACTAATTGGTGCTGGCAATAACTCTGGCTGACTCCACTGGCCTTTTTCTACCTCATAAACAGATTGGTAAACATCATAATCACCAATACCCTGAGCAGATAAACGAGAGAAAAAGAGGGTTTTTCCGTCTGCAGCCAAAAAAGGACTACGTTCTGGGGCTGCAGTATTGAGCGGAAAGGCTAAAGCAATAGGAGCAGACCAGTCCCCTACCTTATTTTTCTTTCGATAATAAATATCTAAATCTTGGGCATGAGGCCCCGCAGCAAAAAAGAGCAAGCTATCATTAAAAAAATAATGATCGCCCGTCCAACTATGGTATTGACTATCTAAGGCAATGGGAACGGCTAAACTTTGTCCGTAAGTATCTTGAAAATTATCGACCAAGCCTTGACTATCTCGCTGAAAAAAAATCTGGTCTTTTTGAGCACTAAACCCCAACAAAAGCTCATTTTGAGGACTATTATAACGCCCCCCTAAAACTTGAGCTTGGCCCCAGCCTCTCCCCTTTTGTTCAATTTGATAAATCTGCCCATTCTGTTGGCCATTACTATCAGGCCGATTAGAAGAAAAATAATAATTTTGTCCATTACCCTGAAAAAGTGGCCCCTCCTCATAAGGGCTATTAATTGGACGTTCATAAGGAGATATAATGGCAGGCGATTGAGCTACAGCATTTCTTTCTGCAAAAACAGCCTGTAAAAGCAAACGTTTAACTGTTCGTCGATTTACTTTTTGACTACCTGCCGTTTTCAAAAAAAGCTTATAATAATGCATGGCCTCTAAATAATTACTTTCATAATGAAAGGCTCTAGCCGCCAAAAAAAGCGCCTGATCTTGATGGTTTTTATCTTGTAAGTAGACTTGTAGCGCCTGCAAACAGCTATCAAATTCATTAAGACCAAAATGTGCCTGCGCCAAGGCGTAATAATGCTTTGACTTGGGCTTTTTAGCCCGCTGAATAAGTTGTTGAGTGCTGACTTTAGCCAGCTGATACTGCCCCGCTACTAAAGCTGCATCTCTCTGTTTCTCCAACTTTTTTTGGGCCATCACCCCTTGGCTAGAGAAGAAAAAGCAAAAACTCAATAAAAATACTATAGTTCTATTCATGAATTTAATTTGTCTGTGAAGCTGAACAAAGCAAATATAGGGAAGTTTTGTGGGAGAAATTTACAGGATCTTTTCCACCTCCCAAAAACAAGTACCCTGCATCAATTTGCCCCCTTTTTTCTACAGAACTCCACTAAAAAAACTAACTTGCCCCACAGACCATTAAGCCAATTGATTAGATGTTAAATACTATTCGAAAAAGAAACCCTTTTGCTCATAAACTGCCCAGAGTTCAAACTGGAGAGCGGACCTATTGGCGAAAATTCTATGGACAAGCCGGCCGCCGCTGGACCCTCCGCTTTTTTCTGCTTTTTTGCTTTTTTGCCCTTTTCTCTGATTTTTTAGCCAATCAAAAACCCATTTACTGCGAATTAGAAGAACTGAAAACTGGCCAACGCTATCAATTTTCTCCCATTCTCTATGATTATGCCACAGGCCTAGGTTTTGGCAATTGGGAAATCAAATGGAAACAACTCAATTGGTATGCCCCCAATGAAAACCAATGGCGCTACCATCACGTCCTTTTCCCCCCCATTACCTATTCCGCCGAACAAGTTGATTTACGGAATACTCTAGTGGGCCCAAAAGACCAACAAACCCTAGAAGGCTATATGCGCCCCCATTATTTGGGCACAGACCCCTTGGGCCGAGATTTAGCCGCTGGATTATTACACGGCTGCCGAACCGCACTTTTAGTGGGCTTGGTAGCCATGTCAATTGCCACCCTAATCGGAATTTTATTAGGCGCTTTAGCCGGCTATTATGGCGATGAACGACTCTACTGGAAACGCGCCTACTTCCTCGCTTTTTTCCTCGGCCTCTTCACCTTTTGCTTTCTTGCCTTTGTTTGGGGCGCCTACCCCTTGAGCGAACTATTAAGATCAGG
This window contains:
- the dnaA gene encoding chromosomal replication initiator protein DnaA, producing the protein MEKSHIEVWQQCLNKIKQEVKDQAFKTWFLPIQPKKLEGNTLTLQVPNFFFYEWLESHYIDQLKSAIRSQLGEEGQLQYVLQQKKAPQKPQVAVQREKPLRNPLQPKERRINRHYGQAPIRDKNEKIHNPFVIPGIKKKEIESQLNPSYTFDRFIEGDCNRLARSAGMAVAKKPGQTAFNPLMIFGNVGLGKTHLAHAIGNEVKKNMKDKVVLYVSSEHFTNQFIESLTKNAISDFVNYYQLVDLLIVDDIQFLAKKQKTQDIFFHIFNHLHQRGKQLILTSDRPPKEMADIEERLISRFKWGLSADLQVPSLETRMAIIQQKMHNDGIELPHNVMEYISYTVRSNVRELEGILISLIAQSALNQRDIDMALAREVISKFVDDVSQEISIEFIQKIVADYYDIPVEKLREKTRKKLIVTARKLSMYLAKQLSNKSLTFIGSAFGGRDHSTVIHACKSVEAMLQNDQSFKSVVSDLKQKIKQNTQS
- a CDS encoding CinA family nicotinamide mononucleotide deamidase-related protein, which produces MKAYIINIGDEILLGQILNTNAHWMAQELQAQGVDLQKILTISDERQAIIDSLDQAKGQADLVLITGGLGPTKDDITKFTLADYFGMSLAFHAPSFQNIEHLFEQFGRNRQPDDRYKVQAEMPVGAQILINKMGTASGMWFQEEGYPIVVSMPGVPKEMKYLMQEEVFPRLAQLPGRSNIVQQTWLCFGKGETDVSTALEDFEAQLPSSIKLAYLPNTKTGYLRLRLTAKGQEEAALVQAVKEEGAKLCEILGPKLIIGQEGDFLEAKLGELLRQKGKTIGTAESCTGGNIAHKLTAIPGSSDYFMGSVVAYSNIVKMQQLGVSAETLETEGAVSEATVRQMLAGLIKNLNVDYGIVSSGIAGPGGGRPDKPVGTIWLAMGSAEKQWVQKLELGNNRTRNIEMSSSFALNFMRLFLLEDAE
- a CDS encoding saccharopine dehydrogenase C-terminal domain-containing protein; the protein is MLNKILVVGAGRSATSLIDYLLEQAPKYQWEVIIADADLALAEKKLEARPHGKAVALDVLDVERRGELVQEVDVVVSMLPPFMHHHLAGDCLRYGKHLANASYVAPELKEMAESAQEKGLIFLCELGLDPGIDHMSAMQGIHQIQEAGHKITSFKSAAGGLVAPESDDNPWHYKFSWSPRNVVLAGQGIAKYMHQGQYKHVPYQRLFEDIELVEVPGMGQYEAYPNRISLKYESAYGLEDTPTILRQTLRYPGYCKAWNLLIQLGLTDDSHELEYSDDLTYASLIRSFLPAANDHLHFDSLRAAVAAFFKLQEDDEALDKLEWLGLFEETPIPFEQASPAVILQDVLEKKWKLQPEEKDMIIMQHEFIYQDADGQQHRRLSTMVQTGDNAEDTAMARLVGLPLAMGVKQIMLEQIERKGVLIPIHEEIYTPILEELQSYGVVFQEREECLSE
- the glyA gene encoding serine hydroxymethyltransferase, with the protein product MLKDLQVAALIREEHERQQNGIELIASENIVSQQLMQAMGSCLTNKYAEGYPQKRYYGGCEVVDKIEQLAIDRAKALFNAEYVNVQPHSGAQANAAVYLACVKPGDTILGFDLAHGGHLTHGSKANFSGQLYNPVFYGVEEATGRIDMDKVAAKAKEHQPKIILCGASAYSREWEYERFREIADEVGAILWCDMAHPAGVIAAGLLKNPLDYCHIVTTTTHKTLRGPRGGMILMGKDFPNPFGKVWKKSGNPKKMSVLLNSAVFPGTQGGPLEHVIAAKAVAFHEALQPSFKTYQKQVVANAKAMAQAFVDKGYKVISGGTDNHLMLIDLRPKGVTGKQAEETLILADITVNKNMVPFDTESPMVTSGMRVGTPAVTTRGFKEADCVKTVEWIDRILSNIDDAQEIAAVKAEINAYMANYPLFASDEEGVEVAPL
- a CDS encoding ABC transporter permease — encoded protein: MLNTIRKRNPFAHKLPRVQTGERTYWRKFYGQAGRRWTLRFFLLFCFFALFSDFLANQKPIYCELEELKTGQRYQFSPILYDYATGLGFGNWEIKWKQLNWYAPNENQWRYHHVLFPPITYSAEQVDLRNTLVGPKDQQTLEGYMRPHYLGTDPLGRDLAAGLLHGCRTALLVGLVAMSIATLIGILLGALAGYYGDERLYWKRAYFLAFFLGLFTFCFLAFVWGAYPLSELLRSGNFLKAGFYLSLLGILVAACSSLLGWSLGLLPFLSARIRLPLDLAIMRFIELINSIPVLLLILAILPLIKDSSIYTVMVLIGLLSWTGIAKFIRAEMLRIRTLPYVEAARALGYRELSIIWRQALPNALPPVLIALAFGMASAVLTESFLSFINVGLPPEQVSWGSLLRTARDAGISAWWLALFPGLAIFFTLSIFNLLGEGINKTLDPKEV